The following proteins are encoded in a genomic region of Fervidobacterium pennivorans DSM 9078:
- the gcvPA gene encoding aminomethyl-transferring glycine dehydrogenase subunit GcvPA: MHRYIPHTEEEIKQMLQEIGVNSIDDLFVDVPKTIDGYNIPEGKDEFTVRKIAESLAKENVSFDPENVFLGAGVYYHYIPTVVKHLASNPNFVTAYTPYQAEVSQGTLQMLFEYQTMMCELTGMEVANSSMYDGASAFAESLLMATRITGKTKMLVAQSINPEYRTVAKTYTKPQGIEIFEIKYDETGKVDMDNLKSLLSEDVAAVAVAYPNFFGVIEDLKAIREIVPQNVVFIVVAEPVSLALLEAPGKFGADIVVGEGQALGVTPNLGGPGIGFFTTLEKHVRKMPGRIIGETKDIEGKKGYVMILQTREQHIRREKATSNICSNQAYIALINAIYLSTMGPQGLREVAWRSYNNAHVLAKMLEEKGFQRIFKGEFFNEFVIKVPENYREKWHAMVKEGVLGPIPIDRVYKSLGPSALVCATEVNTKTSMMKLVEVMSK, translated from the coding sequence GTGCACAGGTACATACCACACACTGAGGAAGAAATCAAACAAATGCTCCAAGAAATAGGTGTTAACAGTATCGATGATTTGTTCGTTGATGTGCCCAAGACAATAGATGGTTACAACATACCTGAAGGTAAGGACGAATTTACTGTAAGGAAGATAGCGGAAAGCCTGGCTAAAGAAAATGTATCGTTTGACCCTGAGAACGTGTTCTTAGGTGCAGGTGTATACTACCACTACATTCCTACGGTTGTTAAACACTTGGCTTCAAATCCTAACTTCGTTACCGCTTACACTCCTTATCAGGCAGAAGTCTCTCAAGGCACTCTCCAAATGTTATTTGAATACCAGACGATGATGTGTGAGTTAACGGGTATGGAAGTAGCGAACTCTTCCATGTACGATGGTGCAAGTGCCTTTGCAGAAAGCTTGTTAATGGCAACGAGGATAACGGGAAAAACCAAAATGCTTGTTGCACAATCAATAAATCCCGAATACAGAACGGTTGCCAAGACTTACACAAAACCTCAGGGAATTGAAATTTTTGAAATTAAATACGATGAGACTGGAAAAGTAGATATGGACAATTTAAAGAGCTTGCTTTCCGAGGATGTCGCAGCAGTAGCAGTTGCTTATCCGAATTTCTTTGGAGTTATCGAAGATTTAAAGGCTATCAGGGAGATTGTGCCTCAGAACGTTGTATTCATAGTTGTGGCGGAACCGGTGTCCTTAGCATTGTTGGAAGCACCAGGGAAGTTCGGAGCTGATATCGTTGTTGGCGAAGGACAAGCACTTGGTGTTACTCCAAACCTTGGAGGACCTGGCATAGGCTTTTTCACAACACTTGAAAAGCACGTAAGGAAAATGCCCGGAAGAATTATTGGAGAAACAAAAGATATAGAGGGTAAGAAAGGTTATGTAATGATACTTCAAACAAGAGAACAACATATCAGAAGAGAAAAAGCCACATCTAACATCTGCTCCAACCAGGCTTATATAGCTTTGATTAATGCAATTTATCTTTCCACGATGGGCCCACAGGGGTTAAGGGAAGTTGCTTGGAGGTCATATAACAACGCGCATGTGCTTGCCAAGATGCTCGAAGAAAAAGGTTTCCAGCGGATTTTCAAAGGTGAGTTCTTCAACGAGTTTGTGATTAAGGTACCAGAGAATTATAGGGAAAAGTGGCATGCTATGGTTAAGGAAGGTGTACTTGGTCCGATACCAATAGACAGGGTATACAAATCACTTGGACCGAGCGCGCTTGTTTGTGCAACGGAAGTTAACACCAAGACATCCATGATGAAACTTGTTGAGGTGATGTCAAAATGA
- a CDS encoding TIGR03960 family B12-binding radical SAM protein, with product MVNLNNEILRFLSEHLNTVSKPARYIGGEYNTVVKEVKKDILRVALAFPDVYEVGMSHYGLEILYWLANELDFVYAERTFLPWTDMIEKMEKYNIPLFTLETKTPIYEMDVLGISLEYELSYTNVLKLLELSRIPIRCYDRRDNDPIVVGGGPVAFNCEPIAEAFDAVYLGDGEVNFKNFLRVVKETKGFDRESRLKELAKIEGVYVPIFYSYTGRKVVPKYDFVPAKVRRNILKDLDSVKHFERKIVPHVESVHDRVVVEISRGCTRGCRFCHAGYVYRPVRERSFDKVVEIAKKLIENTGYDEVSLLSLSALDHSQINELVDEFLPYIKEKKISLSIPSTRVDAFNIQLAEKISTIRKTGLTFAPEAGSQRMRDAINKQISYDEILRTAQEAKKAGWRRIKLYFMVGFPNETEEDIREIGELVKAIKKVGFMDITASINLLIPKPHTAFQFAKLQPPEYMDMVKKILNPYKKFGKLDINDGKKSFVEGILSRGDRLLFPVIEKAYKIGYYDEWGEHFSYEKWSKLFEEIDISLYLGPYGLEDFPWDHLDSGVDKNFLWNEYQKYFSGETTIDCRERCTLCRVCIDYKTSNVLKGR from the coding sequence GTGGTAAATTTGAACAACGAAATTCTTAGGTTCCTTTCTGAACATTTAAACACAGTCTCTAAGCCTGCGCGATACATTGGTGGAGAATACAACACCGTGGTCAAAGAAGTTAAAAAGGATATCCTCCGTGTTGCTTTAGCTTTTCCGGATGTCTACGAAGTTGGAATGTCTCACTATGGGCTTGAGATACTCTATTGGCTTGCTAACGAACTGGATTTTGTTTATGCAGAACGGACATTCCTACCGTGGACCGATATGATTGAAAAAATGGAAAAGTACAATATCCCGCTCTTTACACTTGAAACAAAAACTCCCATTTATGAAATGGACGTGCTCGGAATTTCTCTTGAATACGAGTTATCCTATACAAATGTGCTCAAGTTATTAGAGCTTTCGCGTATTCCTATTCGTTGCTACGATAGAAGGGATAATGACCCAATAGTTGTTGGTGGCGGACCGGTAGCGTTCAACTGTGAACCAATTGCTGAAGCATTCGATGCTGTGTACTTAGGCGATGGGGAAGTGAATTTTAAAAATTTTCTTAGGGTGGTAAAAGAAACTAAAGGATTCGATAGAGAAAGTCGTCTAAAAGAACTTGCAAAGATTGAGGGAGTTTACGTTCCTATCTTTTATTCATACACTGGCCGAAAGGTTGTTCCAAAATACGATTTTGTGCCAGCAAAAGTGAGAAGGAACATACTGAAGGATTTGGATAGTGTAAAACATTTTGAGAGGAAAATAGTTCCGCATGTTGAGAGTGTTCATGATAGGGTCGTTGTAGAAATCAGCAGGGGCTGCACTCGTGGATGTAGATTTTGTCATGCTGGGTATGTCTATAGGCCTGTGAGGGAGAGAAGTTTCGATAAGGTTGTTGAGATTGCAAAAAAGCTGATAGAAAATACAGGATATGATGAAGTTTCACTCCTATCACTTTCCGCATTAGACCACTCCCAGATTAACGAATTAGTCGATGAATTTCTTCCGTACATAAAAGAGAAGAAAATATCACTCTCCATCCCATCGACCCGCGTTGATGCTTTTAATATACAATTGGCTGAGAAAATTTCCACAATTCGAAAAACAGGTCTAACTTTTGCCCCGGAAGCTGGAAGTCAAAGGATGAGAGACGCGATAAACAAGCAAATCTCATATGACGAAATATTAAGAACAGCTCAAGAAGCTAAGAAAGCAGGTTGGAGGAGAATAAAACTGTACTTCATGGTTGGTTTTCCGAATGAAACAGAAGAAGATATACGGGAAATAGGTGAACTTGTAAAGGCTATCAAGAAAGTTGGTTTCATGGACATAACGGCATCAATAAACTTACTGATTCCAAAACCACACACGGCTTTCCAATTTGCAAAACTCCAGCCGCCAGAATACATGGACATGGTGAAAAAGATATTGAATCCATACAAAAAATTTGGAAAATTGGACATTAACGATGGTAAAAAAAGTTTCGTTGAGGGTATACTCTCTCGTGGTGATAGATTACTTTTTCCAGTCATTGAAAAGGCATACAAAATTGGTTACTATGATGAATGGGGTGAGCATTTCTCGTACGAAAAATGGTCGAAACTTTTTGAAGAAATAGACATATCTCTTTACTTGGGGCCGTATGGATTAGAAGATTTTCCTTGGGACCATCTCGATAGCGGAGTTGATAAAAACTTCCTTTGGAACGAGTATCAGAAATACTTTTCAGGTGAGACTACCATAGATTGTCGTGAGCGTTGTACATTATGCAGAGTCTGTATCGATTACAAAACAAGTAATGTTCTGAAAGGGAGGTAA
- a CDS encoding CBS domain-containing protein, whose translation MQNLKVKDFMTYDLTFVFENDTVEEVIEILNKTGLSGLCVVDTDLKVVGFVSEDDIIKACLPSYFNLLQTAAFLPDTNLFIKNLKNIAKEPIGKYATKPVFTVKPNDTLLYVSDMIMRKGYRIIPVVDVNNVLLGYVTRAAILQSAINIEIPGEV comes from the coding sequence ATGCAGAATCTCAAGGTTAAGGATTTTATGACCTACGATTTGACATTCGTTTTCGAAAACGACACCGTTGAAGAGGTTATAGAAATACTTAACAAAACAGGATTATCGGGTCTGTGCGTTGTAGACACGGACTTGAAAGTTGTTGGATTTGTAAGCGAAGACGATATAATCAAGGCGTGTTTACCAAGCTATTTTAATTTACTTCAAACAGCAGCATTTTTGCCAGACACGAACTTATTCATAAAAAATTTGAAGAATATAGCCAAGGAGCCCATTGGTAAATACGCAACAAAGCCCGTATTCACAGTCAAACCTAACGATACATTGCTTTACGTATCAGATATGATAATGAGGAAAGGCTATAGGATTATTCCTGTTGTTGATGTGAACAACGTATTGCTTGGTTATGTTACAAGAGCCGCGATTTTGCAGAGTGCTATAAACATCGAAATACCTGGAGAAGTTTGA
- a CDS encoding nicotinate phosphoribosyltransferase yields MSEQKNTNLKRLHPKVFKVPIDRIRMGYYSDKYFTRYVEVLKKDNRHPRVYYQFFPRDNAIVCGVDEALAILRYCTGYYKDEVKAKELYNEIISLDKAMQSLAVEGNVEKIVELTRKKWDIRLKLNDLWVDKWDEIEVRAVYDGEFVPEGEPLMTIEGDPVYFGYLETVLLGVIARATSTATAVKKVVEAANGKPILFFSARFDHYWVQATDGYAALKAGAFGVSTDANADYWGVESMGTIPHALIAAYDGSTEDAAIAFDKYMPDNVNRIVLVDWDNDVIGTTFRVVKKHYEYVMGKPFILGETDPSPIIGPGKNKIWGVRFDTSGNLRDKSVTPIGPQSFGVCPELVWRARNEFDKVGLKDLKIVVSGGFDEEKIKLFESLGVPVDVYGVGSKLLKKKIDITADIVEVNGRPCAKVGRYKKDASHLKIVPKRYWEE; encoded by the coding sequence ATGAGCGAGCAGAAGAATACGAATCTTAAAAGATTGCATCCCAAGGTCTTTAAAGTTCCTATAGATAGAATAAGGATGGGATATTATTCGGACAAATACTTCACTAGATACGTTGAAGTTTTAAAAAAGGACAACAGACACCCAAGAGTGTATTACCAATTCTTTCCACGTGACAACGCAATAGTTTGTGGAGTTGACGAGGCGTTGGCTATCCTTAGGTATTGCACAGGGTATTACAAAGATGAAGTAAAGGCAAAAGAACTCTACAACGAAATTATCAGTTTGGACAAAGCGATGCAAAGTTTGGCTGTTGAAGGGAATGTTGAAAAGATTGTTGAACTTACAAGGAAGAAATGGGACATTAGGTTGAAATTGAACGACCTTTGGGTTGATAAATGGGATGAGATAGAAGTCAGAGCAGTCTACGATGGGGAATTTGTTCCTGAAGGCGAGCCACTGATGACTATCGAAGGCGACCCTGTCTACTTTGGTTACCTTGAAACCGTCTTATTGGGAGTTATAGCCCGTGCAACGAGCACAGCAACCGCTGTTAAGAAAGTTGTTGAAGCGGCAAACGGAAAACCTATACTTTTCTTCAGTGCTCGTTTTGACCATTACTGGGTCCAAGCAACGGATGGATACGCTGCGCTTAAAGCAGGTGCATTCGGTGTATCGACCGATGCGAACGCGGATTACTGGGGAGTTGAATCCATGGGAACTATACCACACGCATTAATTGCAGCATACGATGGTAGCACCGAAGACGCAGCTATTGCGTTTGACAAATACATGCCGGATAATGTGAACAGGATAGTCCTTGTAGACTGGGACAACGATGTTATTGGAACAACGTTCAGAGTTGTTAAGAAGCATTACGAATACGTGATGGGAAAACCCTTCATACTTGGAGAAACGGATCCATCACCGATAATAGGACCTGGCAAAAACAAAATCTGGGGAGTTAGATTCGACACTTCAGGAAATCTAAGAGATAAATCCGTTACTCCAATAGGTCCTCAATCGTTTGGTGTGTGTCCTGAACTTGTTTGGAGAGCAAGAAATGAATTCGATAAGGTTGGGTTAAAGGATTTAAAGATAGTTGTTTCAGGAGGTTTTGACGAGGAAAAAATAAAACTCTTTGAATCATTAGGAGTTCCTGTAGATGTCTACGGTGTTGGCTCGAAACTTTTGAAGAAAAAAATAGATATAACTGCAGATATCGTGGAAGTTAACGGAAGACCGTGTGCGAAGGTGGGACGATACAAAAAAGACGCTTCACACTTGAAAATCGTTCCTAAACGTTATTGGGAAGAATAA
- the aspC gene encoding aspartate aminotransferase: MHPTECIAPSKTLEIDALAKKLLSEGKDVINFTVGEPDFPTPKNIVDKAIEALQKGFTKYTDSNGIPQLREAISKYLKEKKGVSYSSDEIVVSNGGKQALFNAFSAILEENDEVLMFAPLWVSYVPQVLLARGKPVIVRTRFENGFIPTKEEIISHITDKTKAILVNSPNNPTGGIYDKETLELIATIANERNIFVISDEVYDDLVYEGKHISMYGLVKDELLIYVNAFSKSHAMTGWRVGYTATKNKEIKKRISKIQSHVSSNINTPAQYAAIEACNTDNASMIEEFKKRREVILRFAKDYGLEFVEPKGAFYLFFKVNGNDEEFCRQLLSEKLVATVPGSAFEMPGFVRISFATSVEKIEEGMRRLGEFIKQQA; encoded by the coding sequence ATGCATCCTACAGAATGTATAGCACCGTCAAAAACACTGGAGATTGATGCACTTGCAAAAAAGCTCTTATCTGAAGGCAAAGACGTAATTAACTTTACCGTGGGAGAGCCAGATTTTCCGACACCGAAAAACATAGTTGATAAAGCTATCGAAGCTTTGCAAAAAGGGTTCACAAAGTACACAGATAGCAACGGTATACCTCAACTGCGTGAAGCGATATCGAAATATTTGAAAGAAAAGAAGGGTGTGTCATATTCTTCTGATGAGATTGTTGTTAGCAACGGTGGTAAACAGGCACTCTTCAACGCTTTTTCTGCAATACTTGAAGAAAATGACGAAGTTCTGATGTTTGCTCCGTTGTGGGTTAGTTATGTTCCGCAGGTGCTGTTAGCAAGAGGTAAACCAGTGATTGTCAGGACGCGATTCGAAAATGGTTTCATCCCTACAAAAGAGGAAATCATATCGCACATAACGGATAAGACTAAAGCCATACTTGTGAATTCACCAAACAATCCAACGGGTGGCATATATGATAAAGAAACGCTTGAACTCATTGCAACGATAGCGAATGAGAGAAACATATTTGTTATTAGTGATGAAGTATATGATGACCTCGTTTACGAAGGAAAACACATTTCTATGTATGGGCTTGTAAAGGATGAACTACTTATATACGTCAACGCATTCAGTAAATCCCATGCGATGACAGGTTGGCGTGTAGGTTACACGGCAACTAAGAACAAAGAGATAAAAAAGAGGATTTCCAAAATCCAGAGTCATGTTAGTTCGAATATAAATACCCCAGCTCAATACGCGGCAATAGAGGCATGTAACACGGATAATGCTTCCATGATTGAGGAATTCAAAAAGCGAAGAGAGGTTATACTGAGATTTGCAAAAGATTACGGATTAGAATTTGTTGAGCCGAAAGGTGCGTTTTACCTTTTCTTCAAAGTCAATGGTAACGATGAAGAATTTTGTAGGCAGCTACTTTCAGAAAAATTGGTTGCAACAGTTCCAGGTAGTGCGTTTGAGATGCCAGGTTTTGTGAGAATCAGTTTTGCTACATCAGTGGAAAAAATAGAAGAGGGTATGAGAAGATTGGGCGAGTTTATTAAACAGCAAGCATAA
- a CDS encoding ATP-binding cassette domain-containing protein: MRKRKTQSKITNLTCEKFSAKVQDSVLFENVNVSLNTGQFAVLYGPRGSGKSAFLRSFALLNQEVYPNIEYAGNVYFDGQSIFQMDEKEVRQIVTYLDTNFLESLDYLNFKELIRLVFGSSYKFKIEDHASELDNFGVLKALYKFEKTPLSSLYVLEKIGLLLFVSTLRQSSVLILDCLLDHLDDEHVESVTRVLKGLSEYKLIILATRTLKRFIGLGDVLIVMKNGQVKFYGDPKEYVLGV, translated from the coding sequence ATGAGAAAAAGAAAGACTCAAAGTAAGATAACAAATCTAACCTGTGAAAAATTTAGTGCAAAAGTGCAAGACAGTGTGCTATTTGAAAATGTGAATGTATCTCTCAATACCGGTCAATTTGCAGTTTTGTATGGTCCTAGGGGTTCCGGTAAGTCCGCGTTCCTCAGAAGCTTTGCTCTGCTGAACCAAGAAGTTTATCCGAATATAGAATACGCAGGGAACGTATATTTTGATGGCCAAAGCATCTTTCAAATGGATGAAAAAGAAGTTAGGCAGATAGTTACTTACTTGGATACAAACTTTCTCGAATCGCTTGATTATCTCAACTTCAAAGAACTCATTAGGTTGGTTTTTGGCTCGAGTTATAAATTCAAAATAGAAGACCACGCTAGTGAGCTTGATAATTTTGGAGTGTTGAAAGCTCTTTATAAATTCGAAAAAACACCTCTTTCTTCTTTGTATGTACTTGAAAAGATCGGACTGCTTCTTTTTGTCTCCACTCTTAGACAATCTTCAGTTCTTATACTCGATTGTTTGCTTGACCATCTTGATGACGAGCACGTAGAATCGGTTACAAGAGTGCTTAAAGGGCTTTCTGAGTACAAGCTTATAATATTGGCAACAAGAACACTGAAAAGATTTATAGGTTTAGGTGACGTGCTAATTGTTATGAAAAACGGTCAGGTAAAGTTCTACGGTGATCCCAAAGAATATGTATTGGGGGTATAA
- the gcvPB gene encoding aminomethyl-transferring glycine dehydrogenase subunit GcvPB, whose amino-acid sequence MTIFEKSVQGRKGYELPVYDIEEVKCEIPEHLLRKEPPMLPEVSEVDVVRHYTDLALKNYSVDRGFYPLGSCTMKYNPKINEDMAALFTNLHPFQPRETITGAIKLMGHLKELLCEITGTDDMTLQPAAGAHGELTGLLVARAYFEDKGELEKRRKVLVPDSAHGTNPASAAMAGFEVIELKSGEDGCVNLDELKAHLDDSVAVIMLTNPNTLGLFEKDILEIARMAHEVGALLYYDGANLNAIMGRTRPGDMGFDIVHLNLHKTFSTPHGMGGPGSGPIGVKKHLAPYLPVPIVKKTESGYDLDYNLPKSIGMVRSFYGNFLVMVKAYTYILTMGNKGLKHVSDMAVLNANYLRKKLSRLYKVAYDRICMHEFVIDNEEFAKKTGVKTLDIAKRILDYGMHAPTIYFPLIVHEAMMIEPTETESKMTLDRFVEIMEKIYEEAHSNPELVKKAPYTTPVKRLDDVSATKFPIFRYKK is encoded by the coding sequence ATGACAATCTTTGAAAAATCCGTTCAAGGTAGGAAAGGTTACGAATTACCTGTTTACGATATCGAAGAGGTTAAATGTGAAATCCCTGAACACTTACTGAGGAAAGAACCTCCAATGCTTCCTGAAGTATCCGAAGTGGATGTTGTAAGGCATTACACAGACCTTGCACTTAAGAATTACTCGGTTGATAGAGGTTTCTATCCTCTCGGTTCTTGCACGATGAAGTACAATCCAAAGATTAATGAAGACATGGCAGCACTCTTCACAAATCTCCATCCATTCCAGCCAAGGGAAACAATTACTGGTGCGATAAAACTCATGGGGCATTTAAAGGAACTGCTTTGTGAGATAACAGGGACCGATGATATGACGCTCCAACCAGCAGCGGGTGCACATGGAGAGCTGACAGGACTTTTGGTTGCAAGAGCTTATTTTGAAGATAAAGGCGAACTTGAAAAGAGAAGAAAAGTGCTCGTTCCAGATAGTGCGCACGGAACGAACCCTGCATCCGCTGCGATGGCGGGATTTGAGGTTATTGAATTAAAATCTGGCGAAGATGGCTGTGTAAACCTTGATGAGTTGAAAGCACACCTGGACGACAGCGTTGCTGTAATAATGCTTACAAACCCAAATACATTGGGCCTTTTTGAAAAAGACATACTTGAAATAGCGAGGATGGCACACGAAGTTGGTGCATTACTTTACTACGATGGAGCAAACCTGAATGCAATTATGGGTAGAACTCGTCCCGGAGATATGGGATTCGATATTGTTCATCTGAATCTCCACAAAACGTTCAGCACACCACATGGCATGGGTGGACCTGGAAGTGGTCCAATAGGTGTTAAAAAACATTTGGCACCTTACCTACCCGTGCCTATTGTGAAAAAGACGGAAAGTGGATACGATTTGGACTACAATTTACCAAAATCTATAGGTATGGTGCGCAGCTTCTACGGTAATTTCCTAGTGATGGTTAAGGCATACACTTATATTCTAACTATGGGAAATAAAGGGCTTAAACACGTAAGTGATATGGCTGTTCTTAATGCAAATTATTTGAGAAAGAAGCTCTCAAGACTTTACAAAGTTGCATACGATAGGATTTGCATGCATGAATTCGTAATCGACAACGAGGAATTTGCAAAGAAAACAGGTGTGAAAACACTAGATATTGCAAAGAGAATACTTGATTACGGAATGCACGCGCCTACTATTTACTTCCCACTTATCGTTCACGAAGCGATGATGATAGAACCAACCGAAACCGAAAGCAAAATGACTCTTGACAGGTTTGTGGAAATCATGGAAAAGATTTACGAAGAAGCTCACAGCAATCCTGAGCTTGTTAAGAAAGCTCCATACACAACACCTGTTAAAAGGTTAGATGATGTTTCTGCAACGAAGTTCCCAATATTCAGATACAAAAAGTAA
- the gcvT gene encoding glycine cleavage system aminomethyltransferase GcvT yields the protein MKYTPLYEDHVKLGAKMVEFAGYYMPLQYEGIVAEVNMVRKEVGMFDVSHMGEFLCEGPDAINFANYVVTNDFGSIGFGDVIYTAMCNENGGFVDDLLVYKIAPDKVMFVVNAANITKDFNHLSNLAQKFNVTLKDISDETGLIAVQGPKAQEKLQPHTNLNLEDIGFYSFAEGEIFGVKGIISRTGYTGEDGFELYLPANETPFVWRKLLEIGIKPAGLGARDVLRLEAGLLLYGNDMDDTITPLEAGISWAVKFEKGDFYGKEALLKQKEEGLKRRLRGLMFESKLVPRHGMEVYKDGQKVGYITSGTFSPTLNKPIAFALVDANIKLGDIVQVLIRDKYVDGTVVKTPFYRGSVRSRK from the coding sequence GTGAAATACACACCACTGTATGAAGACCATGTAAAGTTAGGAGCAAAGATGGTAGAATTTGCAGGCTACTACATGCCGTTACAATACGAGGGAATCGTTGCTGAGGTAAACATGGTAAGAAAAGAAGTTGGAATGTTTGATGTCTCTCACATGGGAGAATTTTTGTGTGAAGGACCTGATGCTATAAACTTTGCAAATTATGTAGTAACTAACGATTTTGGTTCAATTGGATTTGGAGATGTCATTTACACAGCCATGTGTAATGAAAACGGTGGATTTGTGGATGATTTACTTGTGTACAAAATTGCACCTGATAAGGTTATGTTCGTAGTGAACGCAGCAAATATAACGAAAGATTTCAATCACTTATCGAACCTGGCACAGAAATTCAACGTTACCCTTAAAGATATATCGGACGAGACAGGTCTGATTGCCGTTCAAGGTCCAAAGGCTCAAGAAAAGCTCCAGCCACATACAAATCTGAATCTCGAAGATATAGGATTTTACTCCTTTGCAGAGGGTGAAATATTTGGAGTAAAAGGTATCATCTCGCGAACTGGTTACACAGGCGAAGATGGTTTTGAGCTCTACCTACCTGCCAACGAAACACCTTTTGTTTGGCGCAAGTTACTTGAGATTGGCATAAAACCAGCTGGTTTGGGTGCAAGAGATGTTCTTAGACTTGAAGCAGGGCTTTTGTTGTATGGAAACGATATGGATGACACAATAACACCACTCGAGGCGGGAATTTCCTGGGCAGTGAAGTTTGAAAAGGGTGATTTTTATGGCAAGGAAGCACTGCTAAAACAAAAAGAGGAAGGATTAAAAAGAAGACTCAGAGGGTTGATGTTCGAATCAAAGCTTGTCCCAAGACACGGAATGGAAGTTTACAAAGACGGGCAAAAGGTAGGTTATATAACAAGCGGAACGTTCTCACCAACGTTAAATAAACCAATAGCCTTTGCTCTCGTAGATGCGAATATCAAGCTTGGAGATATTGTTCAGGTATTGATAAGAGACAAATACGTAGACGGAACGGTTGTTAAAACTCCATTCTACCGTGGTAGTGTAAGGTCACGAAAGTGA
- a CDS encoding 1-phosphofructokinase family hexose kinase produces MEVLAVCLNPALDREFVIDNFKVDELNVVPNEKNTMTPGGKGINVAVILSHYGVSSIATGFLGGYVGNVLLSELRKKNTLITTSFLRINDETRENIAIEDTVNHTLTEINSEGPTVTEEDVRKFIKRYEVLVQKVKVVVISGSVPRGVPNSIYGELTKIAKKYNKFVFWEARDEIITDSIKITSPDVLKYDMRRSEKVLGNILSTEQEYINAAKDLIKQGAKLVILSYKTIHDFVANEDGVWKFSPKVQIDHSYLLGSGDTFVAAMVYAYLQNKCCLDMARYGYAAAVAKTSYLGKEPPSVGQIEEFLAHVTTERVE; encoded by the coding sequence ATGGAAGTTTTGGCTGTATGTCTCAACCCAGCGTTAGACCGTGAATTTGTAATTGACAATTTTAAAGTCGATGAATTGAATGTTGTTCCAAATGAAAAAAATACAATGACCCCTGGTGGAAAGGGAATTAATGTTGCTGTTATTTTGTCGCATTACGGTGTTAGTTCTATTGCAACAGGTTTTCTCGGAGGATACGTTGGTAATGTATTACTTTCTGAGTTACGGAAGAAAAATACGCTTATAACCACAAGCTTTTTGAGAATAAACGATGAAACTCGTGAGAATATAGCTATTGAGGATACAGTAAACCATACACTAACAGAGATAAACTCAGAGGGTCCGACTGTAACTGAGGAAGACGTTAGAAAGTTTATCAAAAGGTATGAAGTACTGGTACAAAAGGTAAAGGTAGTTGTGATTTCAGGTAGTGTTCCGAGAGGTGTACCAAACAGCATTTACGGCGAGCTGACAAAGATAGCGAAGAAATACAATAAGTTTGTTTTTTGGGAGGCACGCGATGAGATTATAACCGATTCCATAAAAATTACGTCTCCAGACGTTTTGAAATATGACATGCGAAGAAGTGAAAAGGTTCTTGGAAATATTTTAAGTACTGAACAAGAATACATAAATGCGGCAAAAGACCTTATTAAACAAGGAGCAAAACTGGTTATACTATCCTACAAAACGATACATGATTTTGTTGCGAACGAGGACGGTGTTTGGAAGTTCTCACCAAAAGTTCAGATAGACCACTCATACTTACTTGGTAGCGGAGACACGTTTGTTGCTGCCATGGTCTATGCGTATCTTCAAAATAAGTGCTGCCTTGATATGGCAAGGTATGGTTACGCGGCAGCTGTTGCAAAGACGAGTTATTTGGGTAAAGAACCTCCGTCAGTAGGTCAAATTGAAGAATTCCTAGCCCATGTCACAACTGAGAGGGTGGAGTAA